In Plodia interpunctella isolate USDA-ARS_2022_Savannah chromosome 4, ilPloInte3.2, whole genome shotgun sequence, the sequence agttttaatttatgacaaaaatatcaattttatacaaattttcattgattatcattttttatattatttattttttatgggcAGGGCCACGTTTTTTTTCGTAAACCAAAAAAGGGTTTTTGGTTATAGGCTTAGGTATGTTAGATTAGTAGGTATGCTTctcaatgttaatattaacatctatatattaatattgatattctGTAATCTAAAGAATCAGAAGAATctgttctatttatttattaacatataaGACAATTCCTTTAGACAACTTAGACAAAGTTAGTTAGTTGGGGGATAATTAATGGTCAAAGCGAAGTGTGTCGCAGAATTAGTGTGCAGTAGTCAGAAATGTAAAGTGaagtgttttgtttgtaactatAATTAGTTAAACTACTCGAATTTTGACGTTGGCAAGTTATCGTTAATTATAGTCATGTTTGTAACTTGAGAAATATGAATCAGTATTATGAAAACTGTTGTGACATCATGTAAACTTTTCCCAATAATCcaaatcaaacaaatattaaattcgaaTTAACGGTAATGTGTTTACGTCCAGTAGAAAACGACTACACTACTACCTACTTTTATTAAACGCCGACGACAGAAAAAGGGGcgttataagtttaacttcTGTATCTGTATGGGCATAAACTGCGTTAAGCGTGCCTCTCGCGTGTCCATACAAAAACGACCCGCGCGTGCCCATGCGCGTGCACACGCTCGTGAGCCCGTCGCGTGATACTTCCGTGCAATGGGGCACGCATGCACGCGACGTGATCACGCATCACGTTGGACGGGTCCACGCGCGAAGCCCGCTAGCGGGTGCACGCGCGTGCTTGTTAAGTTGACAGCGCTATCTCGAACCGACCGCACGTGCGTGCCCGGCCCATaacaaaaaatgacaaattttgaTACAGAAAGGGTAATTGTTGAAGTTCAGTGTCGTCCTGCCATATGGGACCAATCAAGCGAAATATTTAAAGACCGGGACGCTAAATCAAAAGCATGGCTAGACATTTGTAAAGTActgtttgaaaattttaatgactgGAGTGAAGcagaaaaaaacatacaaggtaagtacctacactctttttttattttataataacgtaGGTTAGGTAAACTATTCTTTGcgcctaatttttatttttaataatctatgcaattagttatatataattagttatttcaattgtatttgtgtcaattaaatgttttcaacaattaatccaactataaaattaaaactcggaatatttacaataatttacctatgtaaatataaaatcatgcTTATATTCAAAACTAGTGCAGAGATACTGCGTATTTCTGAACATTGTGAAATTCGTGTGAACAATGTCCCATAATATTGGTatggttttatataattattgctCGATAAATTCCAAAGTTCTTTCTTTCGGCCACGCGGTCGCCGCCATTTTGCGCGTCACGAGACAACCAGTATGTTCACGACTGCGAGCTTCACACTACTTCACACTATCGGTGTATTTAGGGTTCAAAATCATTTTAGGGCAGAAACAGTGGATcggtaggtaaataaataaaacaattatcaactaaaatatttattatattggttttAGAATTGGGCTAGTAACTTTGTAAAATAAGCGTGCGTTTTGTAGTTTTGTAGGTTTTTCTTTGACATCTCTCAACTTTAGTTTACAACAATCTAAGTTATTTGGTTACATcctatgattttatataactagatTAGTTATACGCCCGCTTTCAAAGGCAAGAGCAATGGAAGGTAATTGCCTACCATGCAGTTAGTCACGCTCCAATCGGTGTCGCGTCTACATGTGTTTGAGtaccaataatattttagtaaaaaagaTGCCTACTTGTGTTTTTAGACACTGTACAAACTACACATCACTGGATGtgtaatgaaagaaaaaaagtttcattttatgcgtaattacataacattttacctatttaatgTAAGAATACTgaatttcttataattttcGACTGTCATGGCGGCGCAACTGGTTACATCCGatgaatttaacaaataaaatcattaggtatattattaaaatatgcctgctatgttaataaaaaatgtgtggtAAAAAACCgtgaaaattcaattattgaatgtacataaattataaaaaagcctTCAATAAATACTGCGATCTTGCCATGACAGCTGTCCGTCTGCAACGAAATAATCTGCGAAGTTATCGCGTAATGTATACGAATCTCTGTGGGTATTTCCAATTAACCCCCGAACTGAACGTATATGGTCTGGTATAATGACAATATCATGAAAGTCATTAATTTGACTTCTTgatcttataaaattatgcaaaatacaaattgttttaagaaaacaaattgcTTTGTCTTTTCCAACGTTCAATGGACGATGGAGTATGCGAAATTTATTTGCCATGATACCAAATGTACACTCAATATAACGTCGCGCTCTCGTTAACctataattgaatattttttttttgtagtttaaaTCGAGAGCTCGAGCATATGGCCGCATGACATGGCTAGATAACCCAAATGCTTCATCTCCTACAATAATATAGGGCAAAGCTGCGGTTGCAGCAATGTTGGTTGGTTTATCATTGTGTATTACGGGCAATGCTTTGGCAGGAGGAATATCTATTAAGTCATTGTTGATTTGTTCGTACAATCGGCTTTGTGTGAAAATTGCGGAGTCAGATTCTTTACCCTGCACTCCCACGTTTATATAGGTAAACTCATAGTTGGCGTTACACATTGCAAGCAGTACAATAGAATAGTAATGCTTATAGTTGTAATAGAGGGAACCACTATGTGGAGGTCTTATAATGCGTATATGTTTTCCGTCTATTGCACCTATGCAGTTAGGAAACTGGGCTTGCGttaaaaaacctttttcaGTCTCTACCCATAGCGCACGGGAAAATTTTGGTATACATTCTTCCTTTAACctttcaattataatttgacaaaCTTCTGTTACTATTTTTCTGACCGTGGTTAGTCCTGTCTGATACGCCAGATGAATATCGACGAAGGTATGTCCACTAACTAaatatctgtaataaaataaaatacctgtgTTATTGTTTCAGTGAAAAAGCTGCAGCAAAGATGGAAAACTGCAAGAGACACTTATATAAGAGTGAGgtctactaaaaaaaaacttaaatcagGCTCCGGTTCCAGggcaaataaaacatacatttactaTAACATGCTGTCATTTTTAGATTCAAACTCGAATACTCAAGGAGAAGAATCGGCAGACAATTTTAATCAGTCAGTAGAGCAAAACGCGTCACCGAGaacttcacaaaataatacGATTATTGAAGAAGATTTGATTAATGTACCTAGCACCAGCTCCAGCGTTACCAAAGAAACACGATCTTCCAAGAAACGTAAGTGCGAATCGCCAACTGATTTCGAATTAGAGTTGTTAAATTGCGTGAAGAATAACACTGCAGATAATATGGACGAAgacttgaatttttttaagtcattattaccaactgtaaaaaaattgagttgctttaaaaaaatattatttcgtaCGAAAGTATTAGAAGCTTTAATTgatattgaaaaagaaatgattATTACCATTGATGACCTTTCATTAACGCAAAATACGGTAACGAATGATTTAGAATCCTTAAATGTAAGATCAGATACgaacaatgaataaatagGTAACAAGAAAGACTTTGAAGATTTGATTAAGactgtttaattattaagaacaaaagaaagagaagaaCATGAAGAACTATTTAAGTTAGTAAAAAGcgcaattttatatttatatttttctggtCTCATGTgcaattattatgatatacaaGGGCATTCGCCAAAAGTTTACAAGCCTTGAGGTGTCATGTTCATAAGGAAAGAAACGGGGTCGATTCGGACACTTTTATCTTAAACCCTATTTTGgggtcaaataaaaaagtgtatcAATAGACCCCTTTTTTACTTAATGGACCTTTTTTTTGAACCTACTCATAACATTGCTCCTTCATATGTCCTCttcttaaatttaatcttttatGTAGTAAACTGTGATTATGATTGTGAtgataaataagaatttaaaataatattagtacccGATCTAGTAATAGAAGGGAATAATTAATAAGGGAAATATTCATATGTAAAAACTTGCAATCAATATGcgtcattataattaatactttgtaaggtaggtatattattataattaagacaTTTAGACTTATTGTACTGTTTTAACtgttattgtgtttttttattttaaacttgaaCCTGTGATTTTATTAGTGTATTTCAAATGAATAATCAATGACTAATTGTAACGTAGCGTTTATGCAAGACACTGTGATGACTGTTgtgattaagtatataaaaaaataagtgaataagtaggtatagataaaaaaaacgaaaaagataaaactgtgtaatttagaaataacaaaatataattaataaatataagaaactgTGATTAATATGATGATTAATAAGTGTGCGGTTATGTGTTTCGGTCCTAAGAACAGAGTGAACCACatcaagaaaaacattttaagccATATTCAGGTGTCACTGCCGAAACAATAagaacttcttcttctttcttgCTTGATGTGGCTAAACAGTAATGTGACTTACATAAATTGGCAAAAAATATGAGTGTTCTaaacttttgttaaataatgacTGTTTTTTTACATGAATAAAGATGATTATTAATATCGAAGTCTTTACTTACCGCAATGTCATTGCAAATCGTTCCATTGGTGATACGATTGACGTAGATTTCAATCGTAGATTGTTAGTCTTCAAATAGGGCTCcagttttgaatataattcatCATAGACTTGTAatgaaactttaaaatatttgaaaaaaaacctttcattttttcttaatataccAAACTTCACCACGAATTCCCCGCACAGTAACCTAGATTCAACGAACGGGCTTACTGGCTGGCGTCTTTTTTTGGCAATTCGTCGTCGCCGTCGTcttgataaataatacaacattAATTTATCCATTATTACTTATTCGACTGTACACCTCCAACGTCAAAATTGTACTGAGAAAACTGCGTACGCGGATGCACGCGCCGATGCCCGCGCATAAGCACGCGAACGTGCTCACGTGCGTGCACCAGAAGCGTGGCCCGCGACGTGCTCACGTGCGTGCACACGCTTAACGCAGTTTATCCcctatgtctgtccgtggcatcagtcaaacgactgaaccaattttgatctagttttttttatttttttatttgatagagaatttaatcgagtgttcttagctctGTTTGGAAAAGAGCTGAATCTTTTCTAGCTGATGAgagaataaaatcaatatccGAGTCGAGGGtttcgtaaatttttaatgtagCTTTTACACGGGTTAATTCATAAAAGattaatcttattattataagctgATTTCAGATTTAATCTGGTGGTTTTACCCGTTTATTTCTGGATagtttatctttaaaaaaattcttagtAGACCATTTTTGCCCAGAGGATTTTAGAGGTGCCgcgttttatactatattggCTTATACCTTTTTTGTTATCgatattaattcatttaaaattacgtaTAGAAATCCCCTGTGCAGGGGATCATAGAATATTCTCAGAGCCGAatacaaattgattttatttgataattacATATCAAATCAGACACATTATAACACGAGTAACACAATTTCACTTCTTatctttgtattatataatagaattCCCGCGTAACCGACAGATGTAATGACAGACGTATACTCCACTCACACGGCACTGAGGGTTAGTATagtatgatattataataatagtccCGTGATGGCGAAACCGGAGCCGCACCTCTCGACACCCTCAAGCGCTCTACTAGTTACCTCTCTGCTGCATTTTTGCATCGTGCAGCCTTTTTCGGGGGTCCATTGACAGAGCTGGGGCGAGTCACCGCCTGCCTATTTTATCCGTGTTTATACATTGGTCAGGCAGGCGACATAGTTTTGTCTCATAGACCTGGATACATACACACAAGCCTGTTCAACCCAATAGCCCGATACGttgtagtatataaatatactacaaCGTATCGGGCTATTgggttattaattaatattatttaatattccaaTAGTCCTgcattttctaaaaattacatatatacatatccaTGGTGTGCTTGCGACCATGCTTTGGTTTGTGCCCCACACCATTTCAGATCAAATATCTCACATGTTGGACCCATGTCCCCATGCAAGCCTCAAAGGATCTTTGtctttaatttagttttatgaaTCAAGGGTAGGAGTTAAAACGTTGTTATTTCGTTAAAACTCGGTAATCGTACATGCGTTGTTCGTTAATAAGTTGCTTTTATATTATGGAtaatatggaaaatgattacaatttattctttttaatatttaacgaTATGTTGTGACATGAACCATTGCATGCATGCTGGAGTAAAATACATGCcatttttttgacgtgacaacgtcttaaattaggttgcggctgggagtcacttatgaaaaagtgtaacgcccggtaacgttacgatgagtcaccgaacgagagagaggcccgccgaatgccttgcgtctctctcccactcaactatgatcggtctgccgcgcgcgtaaaaagacgttgtcacgtaaaatcttcgcccgtaaaaccgactttacaggcaaccatttttttttcttttctttttttttctttcaacatTTTCGTAGTTATAATTAGCAATATTTAGTTGcatcataataaaaacaattcaacTAATGTTATTGGGCTACGACCCGTGAAACTCTggatataataagaataatctttattttagaCTCTATCACGTACTTTACATACGTGTTCAGTTCATATATTAAATCGaatgaaattacaaattataaattatatcaaattaaattgttacacAATCAtgaaacaacaataataataaggaAGGGGCGACATTTGCACAGCATTGTGATACATCAATAAGTTAAGCTAATACGAATGGATGCGAAAAACCCAAAACCTATGACCAGCAGTGGACTGCTACaggtgatgatgatgaataagctaatacaaagaaaaaaaaatcttttcaggACGATTTTacagattatatttaaaactaagcgACATAATATACACTGGAAATTGTGAGATAATAGTGGATGATGTAAATGCTCAATAAGGGAGTGTTACTTATCAAGTGTAAACGTACGTAACACTAAATACGTAATTCGTATGACCctgattctcacgcaatcgaagttcacttgatctgtttttttttttttttctgaaagtCGAGCAAGTTTCTgcattgacaaaaaaaatacaccgTCAAAATGTTCGAACGAACGATAAACATTTtgtcttttataattaaaatcgtggaagaaagagagagagagaggccTTAGAGGTATTACTTTTTTGGACCATCAAAAACCCCATAATAAGACATAAACAATAATGTCTAAGTAATAACAAGATATTAATaagaagatataaataatgataatgatttagGAAGgaaatgaaactttttaaaagaatataatattataaatgttttggcttTGACGTttagaaatttcaagaataacATTATCTATGAATTTATAATCTAACTATAGATGTtgcttcgctcccgcgggaattttgagataaatatatagcctatagcaatcttggataatgtacctttctaatggtgaaagaatttttgaaatcggttcggtagtttcggagattacgcgcctcaaacatacaaactcacaaacgcttacctctttataataatagtatagattgaatTCTTCAAACACAGCTAGATTATACTGTttgcttttttaaatactcCAAAAGATCACactgaatattaatttatgtaaatacatcATTACTTTTACTACACCGTAACATTTCAGCTTTAAGCTATCGCCTTCCACTGCACTGCGCACGCGCAGGCACCACGCAGTCGCTGACAGTTGATCGCGACGCGCGCACGATACACGCGCGGCGATTGTGTTGTGTTTTGAATAAGGAATTGGGATTTTGGCGGTAAGTTTATATTAGTGCTAGTTTAAAGGTGAGTTGCGACgtcattttgacgtcaattttAACCAGCGTACGTTTTTCTATGCacgttaaaatcaacgtcaaagttgacggtgcaactcaccttaagtaagtaaataaaataggcgTTCCGTTTAATTTTCACAATTGATCTGATTGTGAAAATTAAGTGGAACgcctatttttttctcattcaaTTGTATAGAGTTACACTATTTTGGGATGTTGCTAACAGACCTTTAGCCACAGCTTGTAGCTAatgaattttatacaaaaatatttgtttcaaacCTAACTTTGTtcaaactaccgaaccgatttcaaaaattattttaccattagaaaggtacattatccaagattgctataggctatatttaatctcaaaattcccatagGAGCGATACCCCGGGCAACACCTAGTATCTAATAACGATAATCCAAAACAGGGTTccaaaaaaagaaagttaagCTACTcttaacttttgttttgttgaatgcatgattttatatttattagaagaGATAACatacacaataaatatgatattctTGTCTAATGGATTTGAAGATCAATTTACTTGAGTATTTTTAAGCTTAATAGCACATATTTCTTTCGTTGCGTAGCAAGAGTTtagtcccaagttcgaatcctacacgtgccacatgagtttgctTATCAATATAACTCTATAGTAGATGAATTTAattggtgaaggaaaacatcgtgaggaaaactGCACTCTGAGCGAATATTTAATTCACTGTTTAATTACTTTTGTGCGACTGTTTCCTCTAGATAGCGGGAGGTAGTAGAATCATGTCAAATCCTGAATCCTGGCGGTTTGAATAAAATTCGGACACTGGtgttagtaatatttaatacactCTATAAGAAAGATCTCGTCTCTTTCATCTCCATGTACCCGGTTACGTTCGGGggtgtgacgccgcgaagcccgagctcaacgtaaaaaaataacaatttataatatttttattattaattactaatgtGCATCTTCGTACATTCGTTTGataagttgttatttttttatcacgagGTGAACAAAGAATAAAAAGCGCGTGTATGATTAatctcaattaaaataaacataatctttacttataataaaactgtaactggaaTATGTCTGTATATAGGAGATATTTATTGGGTTTTCGAGTTTTTCGCCATCACTAATTTATAGGCAAATATCACTtaagtaaacaaatttatcGTACCAAAACATTTATAGATACGTAagtattaaacttattttaattcgTTACAAATTTCCACAATTTTCCATGAAAACATACGTTaatattttcgtaaatatttcCTCCCCTTTCTCCCATCGTAGTGACTAgcaaagtatgtatgtatatattgacgacctcggtggcgcaatggtaaagttcttgccactgaaccgagaggtcccgggttcgatccccggtcgggtcatgatgtaaaatgatctttttctgattggtccgggttttggatgtttatctatatatgtatttgttataaaaatatagtatcgttgagttagtatcccataacacaagtcttgaacttactttggggctagctcaatctgtgtgatttgtcctgatttatttatttattattatttattatatatggatatttaaatgtatttctttatatgtgtatttatatagCTCATTATATATGTGGTATTTAGTTCACTCACTTTTTAAGTCTCATTTTACATGCACCGTCATTTAAGTGTAGGTACTACTATCCTTTCACTAAGGTAGCCTGGAATATATGGTAGCTATAAGGCCTCCTATATTGTAGTCTCCTAAGTTTTTGTCTAAATCTTGATTGGTacaataaagtgtttttactTAAGTACTAACTTACTTACAATCATAGGGATCTTAAGTAATATTTCCAATAACAGAATTTCATTCATGATTTCTCTTTTCGCTTCTCTACTCTGTAATATTCCTTTGTATTTCTCGACGTGGCAAGTAATAAATGACATCTTTGAATAGGTGTTGTTACTGTCAACTTAGTCTTGAATGTGTACAGTTTTGTGCAATTATGTTTAAGTCGCCAGTCAGTCAACAAGGAATTACAGTATTTTGAGgagtattattattcatataaacGACGTAATTTCAAGAATGAATAAATCGTGTGgttattaaattttggtttgaattatctttttttattatataataattttatttattttatttaatacaaaataattgaaaaacccACATTATTATGACCCGGTGAGAGGAGACAAGATGCAATCAAATGACGTGTCTTTACATCCAAacaaaagtaggtatttgCACAGATAATATTTcccacaaaaaataaaatattttacatgtaatTTCAATATGATTTTCTTTCTGCCAGAAGTGTCATTGTCAACAATCTTTTGGAGATATTACATTTCGATTACGTTATTCTTTTGGGGTTAACGTAATTCGTCACATCCTTCATCCACTATTCCAATCTTATCtgaaaatgtgataaaaatcTTATAGCTTTCTACACGAAAGAAAAAACTGAACACatgttatctatatgtataactCACACGATGTGAAATATAATTCTAATgctacttaattaattagacgtacatatttttaataagtatattttacacaaCTGTTTGTTgccagaataaaaaaaaaatagcgaagctataaaatttgaattagcGAAGAGAATTTTGCTGAATTCAATAGCACCTTACTTTCTTCCCTCAAGGACTATTTGTTTTCCCCGAGAACAAGTAAAGTTTTCCGTGGGaaataacgcgggcgaagccgcagttgaaagctagtaaataatataaacaaaccacagaactattttataaaaaagatcaTGGCAAAAATTAATCGGTGAGAGtttttacgtaaataaatattacgtaaGGCTATCTTAGTCTTATGTAAATGTTGCCcattgtacaatttattattaagtctATGTTCTACAATGCATCTTacttatcaatttaaatttaataaatagtatgtatatttttattaatgtatttttatcaagaaaaatctttttctcctacgatattatttatgaataaaaatattatgagaaTGTTAACCggactaatatttttattcataaattaattatgaatgaGCGAGACGTGTATAAAATGATACTTGATGGCAAAGCCCAATAATACAGACGACGGACGACCGaaccaaatgagatagaactACCGACCATACAACTTCCAGGATCATACAAAGTGATCATGCAATTTTTCACGTGATATCATCAATATCGATGATATTACGTGAAAAATTGCATGATTTGTGACTTGATTTGACTGACTGTAGACAGGGAAAGCTATAGACTCTGATATAAATTATCTTCCATTTTGCTCATTCAAGAAAGAGATGTAGTTATTAGAAAACATGAGAAGAAGACAGAACACTGACATCTTTCGTCCCTCATTACGTGCCCGGTCCTATCTGTCACTTTGTATGAGCCTGGAAGTTGTATGGTTAGTAGTTCTATCTCGCCTGGTTGGTagttctatctcatttggttCGGTCGTCCGTCGTCTGTATTATTGGTCTTTGCCATCAAGTATCATTTTATTCACGTCTAGCTCATTCATACAACTTCGTTCATTTTCGTCTCAACTTTTCACTTTCTACAGACTCATTCAGTCTAGGAAGTGAACCATGGCCGGCCATCTTGGCTCAGTGGGTCATTCTCACTCTCTCACTCGAACCTGAGAACTAAAGACATTTTAATGtggttattaatattatggcAGAGATGAACATAATAGTTTTACGTAATAATGAACACACTCACAGAGTAACAAgatataatacttacattaatttaaatgtttaaaaatttccCTCGCAATCTGTGGAATTTATATTGTGAACGGAAGTCTGTAGCCAGGAAGACCAATAATAAGCTATAtgaattactagatgttgcccaaGGCTTCGCTTACGTGGTATTTTTGagttaaaatatagcctatagcaatcttggataatgtacctttctaatggtgaaagaatttttgaaatcggttcggtagtttcggagattacccacctcaaacatacaaactcacaaacgcttacctctttataataatagtatagattgaatTCTTCAAACACAGCTAGATTATACTGTttgcttttttaaatactcCAAAAGATCACactgaatattaatttatgtaaatacatcATTACTTTTACTACACCGTAACATTTCAGCTTTAAGCTATCACCTTCCTTAATTGAGAATATGACAATATAAGACTTAAAAAGAGACTCGTGTAgatctacaaaatataaaaaaatgatcacaattaaaaaaaattacataaaaaaagtttgtgtatGATCATTTTGGTGTAGTTTGTGtatccctatcatgccagatcggcactgttcaaatgagtttctttcggcatttcttctcagcagtggtcgttccgaaatgccagtagtttgtagcttgtgagaaataactataaatataaagattgacgagaataagtgcctgtgaaggtctaatttctgaataaatgatttgaatttgaatttgaatttgtaactCACCCTTATATGAGTTTGAAAATTAGAAAGTCTAAAAGGActagtaagtatatttcaCCTGTCTCAGTGTCAGTTTGTGATAACATCattaaatgcttttatttaacatgcGTCTGCACATCGGatagtaatacaataaattatatctcgATGAAAAACTTTTCTGTAGGCTATATTAAGTcaggtaattaatttaaatcgttctatattcaattaattaattttaaacgtaATAGTAATTAGgctaataactattattatttataaatgtgttaATTATCCCAAGTTGTTGTTTGGCCccagcatggtgcagtatcctcataatatatgtaattgatttatgacattattgcgtacgttttgtacatttagctttttaatatttatttttttgtgtgacaattttcaataattttcttggaaatacttttattttatttattcattcaaattttgatattttataatgatgtaaatttgtcctcttaatttttaataatatttataagacctatatttgttaattgacgtccttggagaaaaggctgcggtgaagtttgttgcgccgcttcttcttcacctgcgctttggaagccggcagtataattagttta encodes:
- the LOC128669480 gene encoding uncharacterized protein LOC128669480, producing the protein MTNFDTERVIVEVQCRPAIWDQSSEIFKDRDAKSKAWLDICKVLFENFNDWSEAEKNIQVKKLQQRWKTARDTYIRVRSTKKKLKSGSGSRANKTYIYYNMLSFLDSNSNTQGEESADNFNQSVEQNASPRTSQNNTIIEEDLINVPSTSSSVTKETRSSKKRKCESPTDFELELLNCVKNNTADNMDEDLNFFKSLLPTVKKLSCFKKILFRTKVLEALIDIEKEMIITIDDLSLTQNTVTNDLESLNVRSDTNNE